A window of the Microvirga terrae genome harbors these coding sequences:
- a CDS encoding YdcH family protein has product MPLQNHLTELERKHRALEREIQDTLNRPSADDMRLAELKRRKLQLKDEITRLRSSESALH; this is encoded by the coding sequence ATGCCGCTGCAGAATCACCTGACGGAACTGGAACGGAAGCATCGCGCCCTCGAGCGCGAGATCCAGGATACCCTCAACAGACCGTCGGCAGATGACATGAGGCTGGCAGAACTCAAGCGCAGGAAGCTTCAGCTCAAGGATGAGATTACCCGACTGAGAAGCTCCGAATCGGCGTTGCACTAG
- a CDS encoding ABC1 kinase family protein produces the protein MADTDREANRFSARAARYARVGANMGGVAARMAGSRLFGGDARDASNAAVLAQALGGLKGPIMKVAQLLATIPDLIPPEYAAELQKLQSEAPPMGAAFVKRRMQAELGAQWQSRFGSFDLTPAAAASLGQVHRASTKDGEKLACKLQYPDMQSAVEADLKQLELVFALHRRMDPAIDTREIAKEIGERVREELDYEREAKHAALYAQALTDVAEVRVPRVHPDLSTRRLLSLEWLEGEKILGFTEAPVEIRNRLAVAMFKAWWHPFSHAAVIHGDPHLGNYTVFSEDGEAQGINLLDYGCIRIFHPRFVGGVVDLYRGLQTDDRARVVHAYETWGFKSLSNELIDILNIWARFIYAPLLDDRVRTVADGVKPGEYGRRQAFEVHKALKEKGPVTVPREFVFMDRAAVGLGAVFLHLKAELNYHRLFENEIDRFSLDNLEHKQKEALAAAGLPNPV, from the coding sequence ATGGCCGATACCGACCGCGAAGCGAACCGCTTCTCCGCGCGCGCCGCCCGCTATGCCCGCGTGGGCGCCAACATGGGCGGAGTCGCGGCCCGCATGGCCGGCTCCCGGCTGTTCGGCGGCGATGCCCGCGACGCGTCCAACGCGGCCGTGCTGGCGCAGGCGCTCGGCGGCCTGAAGGGGCCGATCATGAAGGTGGCGCAGCTTCTGGCCACCATTCCGGATCTGATCCCGCCGGAATACGCCGCGGAGCTTCAGAAGCTGCAGAGCGAGGCGCCGCCCATGGGAGCGGCCTTCGTGAAGCGGCGCATGCAGGCGGAGCTCGGGGCGCAATGGCAGAGCCGCTTCGGCTCCTTCGATCTCACCCCGGCCGCCGCCGCATCCCTCGGCCAGGTCCACCGCGCATCCACGAAGGACGGGGAGAAGCTCGCCTGCAAGCTGCAATATCCCGACATGCAGTCGGCCGTGGAGGCGGACCTCAAGCAGCTCGAGCTCGTCTTCGCCCTTCACCGGCGCATGGATCCCGCCATCGATACCCGCGAGATCGCCAAGGAGATCGGAGAGCGGGTGCGCGAGGAGCTCGATTACGAGCGCGAGGCGAAGCACGCAGCCCTTTATGCCCAGGCCCTGACCGATGTGGCGGAGGTCCGGGTGCCCCGGGTCCATCCGGACCTGTCCACCCGGCGGCTTCTGTCGCTCGAATGGCTCGAGGGCGAGAAGATCCTCGGCTTCACCGAGGCTCCGGTCGAGATCCGCAACCGGCTGGCGGTCGCCATGTTCAAGGCCTGGTGGCACCCCTTCAGCCATGCGGCCGTCATCCATGGAGATCCGCATCTCGGCAACTACACGGTGTTCTCCGAGGACGGGGAGGCGCAGGGCATCAACCTGCTCGATTACGGCTGCATCCGCATCTTCCATCCCCGCTTCGTGGGCGGCGTGGTCGATCTCTACCGCGGCCTTCAGACGGACGACCGGGCCCGGGTCGTCCACGCCTACGAGACCTGGGGCTTCAAGAGCCTCTCGAACGAGCTGATCGACATCCTCAACATCTGGGCCCGCTTCATCTATGCCCCGCTCCTCGACGACCGCGTCCGCACGGTGGCCGATGGGGTCAAGCCCGGCGAGTACGGCCGCCGCCAGGCCTTCGAGGTCCACAAGGCCCTGAAGGAGAAGGGGCCGGTCACGGTGCCGCGCGAGTTCGTCTTCATGGATCGTGCGGCGGTGGGTCTGGGCGCGGTCTTCCTGCATCTGAAGGCCGAGCTGAACTACCACCGGCTCTTCGAGAACGAGATCGACCGCTTCTCCCTGGACAACCTGGAGCATAAGCAGAAAGAGGCTCTGGCCGCCGCCGGTTTACCAAATCCGGTGTAA
- a CDS encoding aa3-type cytochrome c oxidase subunit IV → MADTKHAPHGGYSPDMDSRAHEATYQGFVQFAEIATAVIICHVLALAVGGIKHAWLTAIFGVILSLVAGGIGAMAPSVGVRAPAAVGVLLLLALIFY, encoded by the coding sequence ATGGCCGATACAAAACATGCGCCGCACGGGGGCTACAGTCCGGATATGGACAGCCGCGCTCATGAGGCGACCTATCAGGGATTTGTCCAGTTCGCCGAAATCGCCACGGCGGTCATCATCTGCCACGTGCTGGCCCTCGCGGTCGGCGGGATCAAGCATGCCTGGCTGACGGCGATCTTCGGCGTGATCCTCTCGCTCGTGGCGGGCGGCATCGGCGCGATGGCTCCATCCGTCGGCGTTCGGGCTCCGGCAGCCGTCGGCGTCCTCCTCCTGCTGGCGCTCATCTTCTACTGA
- a CDS encoding 5-(carboxyamino)imidazole ribonucleotide synthase, with amino-acid sequence MIRPGCTLGILGGGQLGRMIAMAAAQLGLRTHVYAPEENSPAFEVATEYTIAAYEDEANLVRFAKAVDVVTYEFENVPSETAATLSAHALLAPNAQALAVSQDRFLEKSFIAGLGIAVAPFAPVSSEAELAEAVERIGRPAVLKTRRFGYDGKGQVKIGPEADPIAGWDEIGRAASILEGFVPFEREVSVVAARTASGAFAAYDLCANEHRNHILDTTAVPAGVSPDTEEQAVRIARSIAESLDYVGVLAVELFLVTDDGSERLVVNEIAPRVHNSGHWTLGGAATSQFEQHVRAVCGWPLGETARLGRRVEMKNLIGHDVDAWEEILAEPGAHLHLYGKTEARAGRKMGHVTRVFPDQG; translated from the coding sequence ATGATCCGTCCCGGCTGCACCCTCGGAATCCTCGGCGGCGGCCAGCTTGGCCGCATGATCGCCATGGCGGCGGCGCAGCTGGGCCTGCGGACGCATGTCTATGCGCCGGAGGAAAACAGCCCGGCCTTCGAGGTCGCGACCGAATACACCATCGCGGCCTACGAGGACGAGGCGAATCTGGTGCGCTTCGCCAAGGCGGTCGACGTGGTGACCTACGAATTCGAGAACGTGCCGAGCGAAACGGCCGCCACCTTGAGCGCCCACGCCCTGCTGGCCCCCAACGCCCAGGCCCTGGCCGTGTCGCAGGACCGCTTCCTCGAAAAGAGCTTCATCGCCGGCCTCGGCATTGCGGTCGCGCCCTTCGCGCCCGTGTCCAGCGAGGCCGAACTCGCCGAGGCTGTCGAGCGGATCGGCCGGCCCGCCGTGCTCAAGACCCGCCGCTTCGGCTACGACGGGAAAGGCCAAGTGAAGATCGGCCCCGAGGCCGACCCGATCGCGGGCTGGGACGAGATCGGGCGCGCGGCTTCCATCCTGGAGGGCTTCGTGCCCTTCGAGCGGGAGGTCTCGGTGGTCGCCGCGCGAACCGCGTCCGGCGCGTTCGCCGCCTATGACCTGTGCGCCAACGAGCACCGCAACCATATCCTCGACACCACTGCGGTTCCGGCCGGCGTTTCGCCCGACACGGAGGAGCAGGCGGTCCGGATCGCTCGGTCGATTGCCGAGTCCCTGGATTACGTGGGCGTTCTCGCCGTCGAGCTGTTCCTCGTCACCGACGACGGGTCCGAGCGCCTAGTGGTGAACGAGATCGCCCCCCGGGTGCACAATTCCGGCCATTGGACGCTGGGCGGCGCCGCCACCTCGCAGTTCGAACAGCATGTGCGGGCGGTCTGCGGCTGGCCTCTGGGCGAGACCGCCCGGCTCGGGCGTCGGGTCGAGATGAAGAACCTGATCGGGCACGATGTCGATGCCTGGGAGGAGATCCTGGCCGAGCCGGGGGCTCATCTGCACCTCTACGGCAAGACGGAGGCCCGCGCGGGCCGCAAGATGGGACATGTCACCCGGGTTTTCCCCGACCAGGGCTGA
- a CDS encoding glycosyltransferase, protein MKIAFVHQNFPGQFLRLARTFVAEGHEVVGLGMVKQCAIPGVKYFSYDAVPGPDDAPYQNRYSPVIPRLRRAYGVAYRAKALASQGFEPDVVVVNTGWGENLFLKDIWPKARHVAYFEYYYHAKGQDLDFDPEFPVTNEEVIWRLRLKNSMQLGALDAADLAVAPTRYQRDTFPTYLRDRLAILHDGIDTHKLLPDPQVRLQLGESGPQLTREKPVVTYVTRNIEPMRGAHVVFKSLPYLLDIDPDLRVVIVGGRGTSYSGSAPNGQSWFDVFKARIERPIDWSRVHFVGNLPYDQFVKVLQVSSAHVYMTYPFVLSWSSIEAMALECRIVASDTEPVREVIQDGVNGRLFPFFDEKALADRVRETLAEKEKSAAMAAEARRIAVARYDYETVCLPQWREFLGIK, encoded by the coding sequence ATGAAGATCGCTTTCGTTCACCAGAACTTTCCGGGCCAGTTCCTGCGTCTGGCCCGGACCTTCGTGGCCGAGGGGCATGAGGTCGTGGGCCTCGGGATGGTCAAGCAATGCGCCATCCCGGGCGTGAAGTACTTCTCCTACGACGCGGTGCCTGGGCCGGACGACGCGCCTTACCAGAACCGCTACTCGCCGGTCATTCCACGCCTGCGTCGGGCCTATGGAGTCGCCTACCGGGCAAAGGCGCTGGCCAGCCAGGGCTTCGAACCGGATGTCGTCGTGGTCAATACCGGCTGGGGCGAAAACCTGTTCCTGAAGGACATCTGGCCCAAGGCCCGCCATGTGGCCTATTTCGAATATTATTACCACGCCAAGGGGCAGGATCTGGACTTCGATCCCGAATTCCCGGTCACCAACGAGGAGGTGATCTGGCGCCTGCGCCTGAAGAATTCCATGCAGCTCGGGGCGCTCGACGCCGCCGACCTCGCCGTGGCGCCGACCCGCTACCAGCGGGACACGTTCCCCACCTACCTGCGCGACCGGCTCGCCATCCTCCATGACGGCATCGACACCCACAAGCTCCTGCCGGACCCTCAGGTCAGGCTCCAACTCGGCGAGAGCGGGCCGCAGCTGACCCGCGAGAAGCCCGTCGTCACCTATGTGACACGCAACATCGAGCCGATGCGTGGCGCGCACGTGGTCTTCAAGAGTCTGCCCTATCTTCTCGACATCGATCCTGACCTCAGGGTCGTCATCGTCGGCGGCCGCGGCACGAGCTATTCCGGCTCCGCGCCCAACGGGCAGTCGTGGTTTGATGTGTTCAAGGCCCGGATCGAGCGTCCGATCGACTGGTCCCGGGTCCATTTCGTCGGAAACCTGCCCTATGACCAGTTCGTGAAGGTCCTGCAGGTCTCCTCGGCCCATGTCTACATGACCTATCCCTTCGTGCTGTCCTGGTCGTCCATCGAGGCCATGGCGCTCGAATGCCGGATCGTGGCCTCGGACACCGAGCCGGTGCGGGAGGTCATCCAGGATGGGGTGAACGGGCGCCTCTTCCCCTTCTTCGACGAGAAGGCCCTGGCTGATCGGGTGCGCGAGACGCTCGCGGAGAAGGAGAAATCCGCCGCCATGGCCGCCGAGGCCCGCCGGATCGCCGTGGCACGATATGATTACGAGACAGTCTGCCTGCCCCAGTGGCGAGAATTCCTCGGGATCAAATGA
- the purE gene encoding 5-(carboxyamino)imidazole ribonucleotide mutase: protein MAHPPIAIIMGSQSDWATMRHAAETLDALGIAHEARIVSAHRTPDRLYAFAKGARAEGFQVIIAGAGGAAHLPGMAAAMTPLPVFGVPVESKALSGQDSLLSIVQMPAGIPVGTLAIGRAGAVNAALLAAAVLALHDPALAERLDAWRQRQSESVAERPSNEG from the coding sequence ATGGCGCATCCTCCCATTGCCATCATCATGGGCAGCCAGTCCGACTGGGCCACCATGCGCCACGCGGCCGAGACGCTCGATGCGCTCGGGATCGCCCACGAGGCCCGCATCGTGTCCGCTCACCGCACGCCGGACCGGCTCTATGCCTTCGCCAAGGGCGCCAGGGCCGAGGGCTTCCAGGTCATCATCGCAGGCGCCGGAGGGGCCGCCCACCTGCCCGGCATGGCGGCCGCCATGACCCCCCTGCCCGTCTTCGGCGTCCCGGTCGAATCCAAGGCTCTGTCCGGCCAGGACAGCCTGCTCTCCATTGTCCAGATGCCGGCCGGTATCCCCGTGGGCACCCTCGCCATCGGCCGTGCCGGCGCGGTGAACGCGGCGTTGCTGGCGGCGGCCGTGCTGGCCCTGCACGATCCCGCTCTCGCCGAGCGCCTCGACGCTTGGCGGCAGCGCCAGAGCGAAAGCGTGGCCGAGCGCCCCTCCAACGAAGGCTGA
- the rpsU gene encoding 30S ribosomal protein S21: protein MQVLVRDNNVDQALRALKKKMQREGIFREMKLRGHYEKPSEKKAREKAEAVRRARKLIRKRMQREGLLPSKPRPTR from the coding sequence GTGCAGGTTCTTGTCCGGGATAACAACGTCGATCAGGCGCTCCGCGCTCTCAAGAAGAAGATGCAGCGTGAGGGCATCTTCCGCGAAATGAAGCTTCGCGGTCATTACGAGAAGCCGTCCGAGAAGAAGGCCCGCGAGAAGGCTGAGGCCGTTCGCCGCGCCCGCAAGCTGATCCGTAAGCGCATGCAGCGCGAAGGCCTGCTGCCTTCCAAGCCCCGTCCGACCCGCTAA
- a CDS encoding nucleotidyltransferase family protein, giving the protein MNPAPPLHTIADIQSLFEAHADLHALLSHVEGLGLPDAWIGAGFIRNPAWDVLHGRTIDVSCLTDVDVIFFDPVDTRGERDGAVEHRLRERDPGQNWSVKNQARMHLRNGDAPYRDAFDAVAHWPETATAVAARSIGGRIEVIAPYGTRDLLDLIVRPTRAFGHKMNVYRERILAKDWPVRWPKLTMLTTWDEAWPGPHNSLDRIET; this is encoded by the coding sequence ATGAACCCAGCCCCTCCCCTCCACACCATCGCCGACATCCAAAGTCTTTTCGAAGCGCATGCGGACCTGCATGCGCTTCTTTCGCATGTGGAGGGTCTCGGGCTTCCTGATGCCTGGATCGGCGCCGGCTTCATCCGCAATCCCGCCTGGGACGTGCTGCACGGGCGAACGATCGACGTCTCATGCCTGACCGACGTGGATGTGATCTTCTTCGATCCGGTTGACACCCGAGGGGAACGTGACGGCGCCGTCGAGCATCGGCTCCGCGAGCGTGATCCGGGCCAGAACTGGTCGGTCAAGAACCAGGCCCGCATGCATCTTCGCAACGGGGATGCGCCGTATCGTGACGCCTTCGATGCCGTTGCCCACTGGCCTGAGACAGCAACCGCTGTTGCGGCGCGCTCGATCGGCGGCAGGATCGAGGTGATAGCCCCGTATGGGACTCGGGATCTTCTGGATCTGATCGTGCGACCGACACGGGCGTTCGGTCACAAGATGAACGTTTACCGCGAAAGGATTCTGGCAAAAGACTGGCCGGTCCGCTGGCCGAAGCTGACGATGCTCACAACGTGGGATGAGGCCTGGCCCGGTCCTCACAACTCTTTGGACAGGATCGAGACATAA
- a CDS encoding GNAT family N-acetyltransferase produces MSPITLRTALPADRDAVIELIHQLNVFEADLVGDRRRDYKAAAEYYDELMQRLSRRNGRIVLAQAEGATVGAMGFSLDQDAAYVADGFRNHGTVTDLIVHDDWRGRGIGQMLLKEAERLTKEAGLKRLFIGVLVANERADRTYRAFGFEPYVSILSKEL; encoded by the coding sequence ATGTCCCCGATCACCCTCCGTACCGCCCTCCCGGCCGACCGGGATGCCGTCATCGAGCTCATCCACCAGCTTAACGTCTTCGAGGCCGACCTCGTCGGCGACCGGCGGCGCGACTACAAGGCAGCGGCGGAATATTACGACGAGCTGATGCAGCGCCTGTCCCGGCGCAACGGCCGCATCGTGCTGGCGCAGGCGGAAGGGGCGACGGTCGGCGCCATGGGCTTCTCGCTCGATCAGGACGCCGCCTATGTGGCCGACGGCTTCCGCAATCACGGCACGGTCACGGACCTGATCGTGCACGACGACTGGCGCGGACGCGGCATCGGGCAGATGCTGCTCAAGGAAGCCGAGCGCCTAACGAAGGAAGCGGGGCTCAAGCGGCTCTTCATCGGCGTCCTGGTGGCCAATGAGAGGGCGGACCGCACCTACCGGGCCTTCGGCTTCGAGCCTTATGTCTCGATCCTGTCCAAAGAGTTGTGA
- a CDS encoding NAD(P)(+) transhydrogenase (Re/Si-specific) subunit beta: MSANLASILYLVSGVLFILALRGLSHPTTSRQGNLYGMVGMGIAILTTLFVSPPSGFGGWILVILGLAIGGGVGAVVARRVPMTAMPQLVAAFHSLVGLAAVLVAAGALYAPQAFGIGSVGTIHGGSLFEMALGVAIGAITFTGSVIAFLKLDGRMSGKPILLPSRHLINIGLGLLLLVLLVAFIRTESHAAFWLIVLVSFVLGVTLIIPIGGADMPVVVSMLNSYSGWAAAGIGFTLGNLALIITGALVGSSGAILSYIMCKGMNRSFISVILGGFGGETAAAATGAVESRPVKQGSADDAAFIMKNAAKVIIVPGYGMAVAQAQHALREMADELKAEGVEVKYAIHPVAGRMPGHMNVLLAEANVPYDEVFELEDINGEFPQADVAFVIGANDVTNPAAKTDPSSPIFGMPILDVERAKTVLFIKRGMGSGYAGVENELFFRDNTMMLFGDAKKVVDEILKNL; this comes from the coding sequence ATGTCGGCCAATCTAGCCTCGATCCTCTACCTCGTCTCCGGCGTCCTGTTCATCCTGGCGCTGCGAGGCCTGTCGCACCCCACCACGTCCCGGCAGGGCAACCTCTACGGCATGGTGGGCATGGGGATCGCCATCCTCACCACCCTGTTCGTGTCCCCGCCGAGCGGCTTCGGCGGCTGGATCCTGGTGATCTTAGGGTTGGCCATCGGCGGCGGCGTCGGAGCGGTGGTCGCCCGGCGCGTGCCCATGACGGCGATGCCCCAGCTGGTTGCCGCGTTCCACTCCCTGGTCGGTCTCGCGGCGGTCCTTGTCGCGGCCGGCGCGCTCTATGCGCCCCAGGCCTTCGGGATCGGCTCGGTCGGCACCATCCACGGCGGATCGCTGTTCGAGATGGCTCTCGGCGTCGCCATCGGGGCGATCACCTTCACCGGTTCCGTGATCGCGTTCCTGAAGCTCGACGGACGCATGTCCGGCAAGCCGATCCTGCTGCCGAGCCGGCACCTGATCAATATCGGCCTCGGCCTCCTGCTGCTGGTCCTGCTCGTCGCCTTCATCCGCACGGAGAGCCACGCGGCATTCTGGCTGATCGTGCTCGTCTCCTTCGTGCTCGGCGTCACGCTCATCATCCCCATCGGGGGCGCCGACATGCCGGTGGTGGTGTCGATGCTCAACTCCTATTCCGGCTGGGCGGCGGCCGGCATCGGCTTCACGCTCGGCAACCTCGCGCTCATCATCACGGGCGCGCTGGTCGGCTCCTCGGGCGCGATCCTGTCCTACATCATGTGCAAGGGCATGAACCGCTCCTTCATCTCGGTGATCCTCGGCGGCTTCGGCGGCGAGACGGCAGCCGCCGCCACCGGCGCGGTCGAGAGCCGGCCTGTGAAGCAGGGCTCGGCGGACGATGCCGCCTTCATCATGAAGAACGCCGCCAAGGTCATCATCGTGCCGGGCTACGGCATGGCGGTCGCCCAGGCGCAGCACGCGCTGCGCGAGATGGCCGACGAGCTGAAGGCCGAAGGCGTCGAGGTGAAATACGCCATCCATCCGGTGGCGGGCCGCATGCCCGGCCACATGAACGTGCTGCTGGCGGAAGCCAACGTGCCCTATGACGAGGTGTTCGAACTCGAGGATATCAACGGCGAGTTCCCGCAGGCCGACGTGGCCTTCGTCATCGGGGCCAACGACGTCACCAACCCGGCCGCCAAGACCGATCCGTCCTCCCCGATCTTCGGCATGCCGATCCTCGACGTGGAGCGGGCCAAGACCGTGCTGTTCATCAAGCGCGGCATGGGCTCGGGCTATGCGGGCGTCGAGAACGAGCTGTTCTTCCGCGACAACACCATGATGCTCTTCGGCGACGCCAAGAAGGTCGTGGACGAGATCTTAAAGAATCTCTGA
- a CDS encoding YdcH family protein has product MTELAELEAELARLKQEHRDLDMAIDALESMVAGDQLQVQRLKKRKLSLKDQIIRLEDQLTPDIIA; this is encoded by the coding sequence ATGACCGAATTGGCTGAACTGGAAGCGGAATTGGCCCGTCTGAAGCAGGAACACCGTGATCTCGACATGGCCATCGACGCCCTGGAGAGCATGGTGGCCGGCGATCAGCTGCAGGTCCAGCGCCTGAAGAAGCGCAAGCTTTCCCTCAAGGACCAGATCATCCGGCTCGAGGATCAGCTCACCCCAGACATTATCGCGTGA
- a CDS encoding tetratricopeptide repeat protein, translated as MFAPSIRQLAPLSLTLVALGLAACSTTGGGPTQRIAVVEEDTQGTSTVNISSLSDVIQRNPNDPSAYNTRGAAYARVGNYSSAMSDFSKAVQLDPNYAPAYTNRALALRQTNRNDQALADFTRAIQADPNYGPAYIGRANLYRAQNQYQEALSDLNMATRLLPESAEALHSRGLLYQRQGMHPQAILDFDATIDRNPFVGAPYAARGQSFVATNQYDKAIEDFNAALNVNNKDADSWAWRGVALERKGDRSQALESYQRALALDNSNSVARQGSSRLQGGVAGLFRS; from the coding sequence GTGTTCGCCCCATCGATTCGCCAATTGGCCCCCTTGAGCCTGACGCTCGTTGCCCTCGGTCTCGCCGCCTGCAGCACCACCGGTGGCGGCCCCACCCAGCGCATTGCCGTCGTGGAAGAGGACACGCAGGGGACGAGCACGGTCAACATCTCGTCCCTGTCGGACGTGATCCAGCGCAACCCGAATGATCCGAGCGCCTATAACACCCGCGGCGCCGCCTATGCGCGCGTCGGGAACTACAGCAGCGCCATGTCCGACTTCTCCAAGGCGGTGCAGCTCGACCCGAACTACGCGCCGGCCTACACCAACCGCGCGCTCGCCCTGCGGCAGACGAACCGCAACGACCAGGCGCTCGCCGACTTCACCCGGGCCATTCAGGCCGATCCGAACTACGGCCCGGCCTATATCGGGCGCGCCAATCTGTACCGCGCCCAGAACCAGTACCAGGAAGCCCTCAGCGACCTGAACATGGCGACCCGCCTGCTGCCCGAATCGGCCGAGGCGCTCCACTCCCGCGGCCTACTCTACCAGCGCCAGGGCATGCACCCCCAGGCGATCCTCGACTTCGACGCCACGATCGACCGCAATCCCTTCGTCGGCGCTCCCTATGCCGCACGAGGCCAGAGCTTCGTGGCGACGAACCAGTACGACAAGGCCATCGAGGACTTCAACGCGGCCCTCAACGTCAACAACAAGGATGCCGATTCCTGGGCTTGGCGCGGCGTGGCGCTCGAGCGCAAGGGCGACCGGAGCCAGGCTCTCGAGAGCTATCAGCGCGCGCTCGCTCTCGACAACAGCAACAGCGTCGCCCGCCAGGGCAGCTCCCGGCTGCAGGGCGGCGTGGCAGGCCTGTTCCGCTCGTAA
- a CDS encoding Re/Si-specific NAD(P)(+) transhydrogenase subunit alpha: MRIAVLSETDGAETRVSATPETVKKYKTLGADVVVQAGAGSKAGIPDAEFEAAGASLAGTAEEALRDADVILKVRRPAEGELKGARPGALVIAIMDPYGQDAALKALADAQVSAFSMELMPRITRAQVMDVLSSQANLAGYRAVIDASAEYGKAFPMMMTAAGTVPAARIFVMGAGVAGLQAIATARRLGAVVTATDVRPAAKEQVESLGAKFVAVEDEEFKQAETAGGYAKEMSAEYRAKQAELVASHIAKQDIVITTALIPGRPAPKLVSRAMIESMKPGSVIVDLAVERGGNCELAQPGRVVEHNGVKIVGHLNMPGRLAATASSLYAKNLYAFVETLVDKETKALAVKWDDELVKATCLTRDGAIVHTAFQPTA; this comes from the coding sequence ATGCGGATCGCCGTTCTCTCCGAAACCGATGGAGCGGAGACTCGCGTTTCCGCCACCCCCGAGACGGTCAAGAAATACAAGACGCTCGGCGCCGACGTGGTCGTGCAGGCCGGGGCAGGGTCCAAGGCCGGCATCCCCGATGCGGAGTTCGAGGCGGCCGGCGCTTCGCTCGCCGGGACCGCCGAGGAGGCCCTGAGGGATGCCGATGTCATCCTGAAGGTCCGCCGCCCCGCAGAGGGCGAGCTGAAAGGCGCCAGGCCCGGCGCGCTCGTCATCGCGATCATGGATCCCTACGGCCAGGACGCAGCCCTCAAGGCGCTGGCCGACGCACAGGTCTCCGCGTTCTCCATGGAGCTGATGCCCCGCATCACCCGCGCCCAGGTGATGGACGTGCTGTCCTCCCAGGCCAATCTCGCCGGCTACCGGGCCGTGATCGATGCCTCCGCCGAGTATGGTAAGGCGTTCCCGATGATGATGACCGCGGCCGGCACCGTGCCGGCAGCCCGCATCTTCGTCATGGGCGCCGGCGTCGCCGGCCTCCAGGCCATCGCAACCGCCCGCCGCCTCGGCGCCGTGGTGACCGCCACCGACGTCCGGCCCGCCGCCAAGGAGCAGGTGGAGAGCCTGGGCGCCAAGTTCGTCGCCGTGGAGGACGAGGAGTTCAAGCAGGCCGAGACCGCCGGCGGCTACGCCAAGGAAATGTCGGCCGAGTATCGGGCCAAGCAGGCCGAGCTGGTCGCGTCCCACATCGCCAAGCAGGACATCGTCATCACGACGGCCCTGATCCCCGGACGGCCGGCGCCGAAGCTCGTATCCCGCGCCATGATCGAATCCATGAAGCCGGGCTCCGTGATCGTCGATCTGGCGGTGGAGCGCGGGGGCAATTGCGAGCTGGCCCAGCCGGGCCGGGTGGTGGAGCATAACGGCGTGAAGATCGTGGGCCACCTCAACATGCCCGGGCGCCTCGCCGCAACGGCCTCCAGCCTCTACGCGAAGAACCTCTACGCCTTCGTCGAGACGCTGGTGGACAAGGAAACCAAGGCTCTGGCCGTGAAGTGGGACGACGAACTGGTCAAGGCCACCTGCCTGACCCGTGACGGCGCCATCGTCCACACCGCCTTCCAGCCGACCGCTTAA
- a CDS encoding proton-translocating transhydrogenase family protein: MATLTPEQAVEQARAAAEAARRSAEAAQTIADQVADAAGAAAAAVTHGAVDPTVFRLAIFVLAIFVGYYVVWSVTPALHTPLMSVTNAISSVIVVGAVLAVGVDVAPALGEGPIWARVLGFIGLVLASINIFGGFLVTQRMLAMYRKKG; this comes from the coding sequence ATGGCAACGCTTACGCCCGAACAGGCCGTCGAACAGGCCCGAGCGGCGGCAGAGGCTGCCCGCCGCTCGGCCGAAGCCGCCCAGACCATCGCCGATCAGGTGGCGGATGCGGCCGGAGCCGCGGCCGCCGCCGTCACCCACGGGGCCGTCGACCCGACGGTGTTCCGTCTGGCCATCTTCGTCCTGGCGATCTTCGTCGGCTACTACGTGGTCTGGTCGGTGACCCCGGCGCTGCACACGCCCCTCATGTCGGTCACCAACGCCATCTCGTCCGTGATCGTGGTCGGCGCCGTGCTGGCGGTGGGCGTCGACGTGGCCCCGGCCCTCGGGGAAGGCCCGATCTGGGCCCGGGTGCTCGGCTTCATCGGCCTCGTCCTGGCGTCCATCAACATCTTCGGCGGCTTCCTGGTGACCCAGCGCATGCTCGCCATGTACCGCAAGAAGGGGTGA